A window of Limosilactobacillus reuteri genomic DNA:
GTGGCTTTATTTGGGACTTTATTGACCAAGCCCTCCTTGTTAAGGATCCGATAAGTGGGCAAGAAGTGATGCGCTATGGTGGTGATTTCGATGATCGTCACTCAGATTACGAATTCTCGGGAGATGGCTTGATGTTTGCTGATCGGACACCGAAACCAGCAATGCAGGAGGTAAGATACTACTATGGCTTACACAAATAAATTACGCGTGATATATGGTGATGCGACGTTAGGACTTAGTGGTGACGGTTTTCATTATATTTTTAGCTATGAGCGTGGTGGATTAGAATCGCTTAAACTAAACGGTAAAGAATGGCTATATCGTGAACCAATGCCGACATTTTGGCGGGCAACCACTGACAATGATCGAGGAAGCGGCTTTAATATTCGTTCTGCTCAGTGGTTAGCAGCGGATACTTTCCATAAGTGTGTTGGGATTGACCTGACAGTTGATAACCAACACTTTGCTGAATTACCTATTGCGCCGATAACCAATGAATTTAGTGATCCGGTATCTGCTGAGAACGTCAAGATTAAGTATACTTTTGAGACGCTAACAGTTCCGGCTACGCAAGTCACTGTAACTTATGAGGTTAACGGACAAGGTGAGATTAAAGTGACAATGCACTATTATGGTCATGAAGACTTACCTGATCTACCAGTAGTAGGAATGCGTTTTATCATGCCAACAGTTGCTACTGGCTTTGACTATCAAGGATTGTCCGGTGAAACTTATCCCGACCGGATGGCAGGAGCGACTGAGGGGACCTTCCATGTTGACGGGTTACCAGTTACTAAGTATCTAGTCCCACAGGAAAATGGAATGCACATGGATACTCATGCATTAACAATTACCCGCGATTCCACCCAAAATAATGCTGATTATTCTCGTGAACCGTTTAGCTTAACTGTTAAGCAGGATGCGCAACCATTTGCCTTTAGTTGTTTACCATATACAGCGGAGGAATTGGAAAATGCAACACACATCGAAGAACTCCCACTTGCACGACGAACTGTTCTCGTTGTTGCAGGGGCGGTTCGAGGAGTCGGGGGAATTGATAGCTGGGGTGCAGATGTTGAAGAACAGTATCATATTCCTGCCGACCGTGATGTTGAGTTTTCGTTTGTATTGAATGCAAAATAGTAAGGCAGTTGGAATGTTTTCCAGGCCTCTACATTCATAAAAAAGTTATAACAAAGCCTCTAACGTTCGGCTTTACCGAGCGATAGAGGCTTTGTTGTGTTAATTAATTTGTCCAGCGGTAACCTCTTGGAAATATTTCTTAATATGGGTACAGAGATAATAAAGGCCATAAATTGCAAGTATGCTAAGACCAACTAATGAGATCACTAATAAGGCGGTGAACCATTTAGCTTGCTTAAAGTAGAGGGTAACGGTATTTTTCCCTTTACGTTGCTGAACGTAAGGGGCACCAACCGAGGATCGATGATAGTGGCGAAGTAGATGACCATTAACCGTTAATTGTGATTCATGATACGTAATAATTGGCAACCGAACTTTTCCTGCTTTTCTTGCTTCCCATGATAATTGCAATCCTCCATGCGGCAAGACAGTATGAGTATATTTATGGGCTTCATTAATGATTTGCCTTTCGTAAGCGTAAGAACGAACATATTTTTGATTCATATACTTCTTAGGAATTGGCAAATAGTCAGGACTTCTCTTCTCGACCATTGTTAACAATTGACCAGGGTAAAGGCCGTGGACGGAATGTCGCAGGGCGGTCTTATTTTCACTTACGCGGGTAATCGCGCTAAAACTATTAAGAACAATTTCTGAGTCATAGCGGGCTGCGCGTTTATAAACATCAATTGTCGTAGGAGTAAAGACCAGAAAAACCATTAACAAGAGGATACCGGTGATTAATTGATTTTGTAAATCAATCTCTTGCGCTTTTTTATCAAGAGTTGTCGCACTGACCCCAACTTCTGCGAGTAAGAGGGGAAAGGCAATGATTGTCAACCGGTTAGGAAACTGCAAAGTGTGTCCAAGTGCGGGGATCACATCTTGGAAAAAGGACCAAGGAGTAAGGAAAGAACTAAGCAGGAGGACCAAAGAACCAAGTAACGTCAGGACTGTATTAGTAAGCGATTTTTTGAAGGTGAATAATACGTAGATGAGTTGAAGGATAAAGAGAATCCACATTGCGTAGATTAGATGATCGCGCGTACTGCTAAACATTGAAGGCAATAGCACATTATCGGCGAGACTGAAATCGGCAGGATTGGCAATATTATTATGGAGGTTAAGCATTAATAAGGCTCCCCAGACATTGGCTGTTAAAATAACGATTCCGCCGACTGCCTTTAGCGTTTCGATCCACATTTTCTTACGATTAGTCGTTATAATTAACCCAATAATAAAAAACGGTGTTAGGGTAATCACGAAAAATAAAGAACTTAGCATGTGGATCTGAATGATGATCGTCATCAGGGTCATCAATTGTAGCCAGTTAACTGGCCGTTGGTGGTCCTGGATCATACGTACTCCACAAATTACCATATAAGGAGCCAGAGCAGCTCCCCAGGCATTCATGTTCTGTGCTAATTCCCATCGTGGAAGCCATCCAATATTCATGTAAATTAGGGCACAGATAATTGCAAATGTTCGTTTACTATGAACACGGATGCCAAGTCGATACATACCGATTCCACCTAATAGATAGACGATAAAGGTAGTAACAATCTGATATTGATACCAGGCTCCTACTATTCCAAGAATGGCCCCATTTAAATATGCAAAGAGGGGTCCATAGACGGCATTGATGATGCGGCCACTTTGTTGAAAGCCATAATTACTTTGAAAATAACTAAAATTGAACTGTTGAATTTGCTTAGCGGCATCATAAAAACGGTTAAA
This region includes:
- a CDS encoding 6-pyruvoyl-tetrahydropterin synthase-related protein, encoding MKSKIANLINWGLPYCAIAAMAYLIMFPQLVSHGVILGTDSIFHFNRFYDAAKQIQQFNFSYFQSNYGFQQSGRIINAVYGPLFAYLNGAILGIVGAWYQYQIVTTFIVYLLGGIGMYRLGIRVHSKRTFAIICALIYMNIGWLPRWELAQNMNAWGAALAPYMVICGVRMIQDHQRPVNWLQLMTLMTIIIQIHMLSSLFFVITLTPFFIIGLIITTNRKKMWIETLKAVGGIVILTANVWGALLMLNLHNNIANPADFSLADNVLLPSMFSSTRDHLIYAMWILFILQLIYVLFTFKKSLTNTVLTLLGSLVLLLSSFLTPWSFFQDVIPALGHTLQFPNRLTIIAFPLLLAEVGVSATTLDKKAQEIDLQNQLITGILLLMVFLVFTPTTIDVYKRAARYDSEIVLNSFSAITRVSENKTALRHSVHGLYPGQLLTMVEKRSPDYLPIPKKYMNQKYVRSYAYERQIINEAHKYTHTVLPHGGLQLSWEARKAGKVRLPIITYHESQLTVNGHLLRHYHRSSVGAPYVQQRKGKNTVTLYFKQAKWFTALLVISLVGLSILAIYGLYYLCTHIKKYFQEVTAGQIN
- a CDS encoding beta-galactosidase small subunit: MAYTNKLRVIYGDATLGLSGDGFHYIFSYERGGLESLKLNGKEWLYREPMPTFWRATTDNDRGSGFNIRSAQWLAADTFHKCVGIDLTVDNQHFAELPIAPITNEFSDPVSAENVKIKYTFETLTVPATQVTVTYEVNGQGEIKVTMHYYGHEDLPDLPVVGMRFIMPTVATGFDYQGLSGETYPDRMAGATEGTFHVDGLPVTKYLVPQENGMHMDTHALTITRDSTQNNADYSREPFSLTVKQDAQPFAFSCLPYTAEELENATHIEELPLARRTVLVVAGAVRGVGGIDSWGADVEEQYHIPADRDVEFSFVLNAK